AGACACGCGCCGGTCCGCGCTTCACCCGATACGCAAAAATCATAAAAAAGGCCGGGAGCGGCCCGGCTTTGCGCCCGTCAATCGAGGAACAGCGCCTCCCTCAGGGCGGCAGGCAATAGCTGGCGATGCCAGTAGTCGTCGTGGCCGAAATTGTTGGGAACGCGGAGCACGACCCCCTTCTCGATCGCCAGTTGCGTCGGCTTGCCGTTCTCGCGCAACTTCGCCTTCGTCATTTTCTTGCCGAGCGCGACGGACGAGAGCCCGAACGGCTTGGCGATCTCCGAGATCTTCATCCACACCGCGCGATCGATGGCATCGGCATCGATCACGCCGAGCGCCCGTTTGCTGAGGACGTCCGCCTCGGTATTCTCGGTTCTCGCCACCCAGCACAGTTTGACGTTCGGGATCTGGGCCTTGAGCGACACCGCCGTCTGGCACAGCGGCACCAGTTCCTTCGCCTTGATCAGCCAGGCGCCATTGACCTGATTGATGACGAGCTGACTGTCGCCATAAACGATCAGGTCTTTGACCCCCGCCTGGATCGCCGCGTCGAGCACCGCCATGAGCGCGGTGTATTCGGCCTCGTTGTTCGTGCCGTGTCCGATCTCTTCGCAGATCTCGATCAATTCCCCATCCGGGCCCTTGAGGACCCCGCCGATGCCGCGAATCCCCGGGTTCGTTCCCTTGGTTGCACCGTCAAACCAGGCTTTCCAGGTATTCTCTTTCATGCACTCCCCGCCTCTCCGATAACGCGCGCTGCCGGCGGCAAGGTAAGACACCCCGCCACTCCATGATCCCGCAAGGTTTGCGATGCTAGCCCGGGAAAGCCCGTCTGTGAACTGCGGATTGCATCGGCGGCGCAGACCGTACGGATCGTGCCATGAAAAAAGACGACGCCCGCACACGGCAGGCGTCGTCCCGGGAACTGCGTCTGAAGCGATCAGCGCGACGCGCGTTCGGCCTGTTCCAGCGTCGGGTAATCGGTGTATCCGGTCACCGGGTCGCTCAGCCCATAGCCGTGGAAACTCTCGGGTCGCGCCGGATTGAGCGGCGCCTGCTTGAGCAGACGCAGCGGCAGATCGGGATTGGCGATGAAATCCTTGCCGAAGGCGACCGCATCGGCCTCGCCGGCGGCGATCACCTGTTCGGCCGCGTCGCGGGTCAGCGACTCGTTGGCGATATAGACGCCGCCGAATGCCGCCTTGAGTTGCGGCCCCAGGCGCGGCGCAGCGACCGATTCGCGCGCAAAGATAAAGGCGATCTTGCGCTTACCCAACTCACGCGCAACGTAGCTGAACGTCGCCAGCGGATCGCTGTCGCCCATGGTGTGGGCATCGCAGCGCGGCGCCAGATGGACGCCGACGCGGCCGGCACCCCAGACGCCGATGGCGGCATCGGTAACTTCGAGGAGCAGACGCGCCCGGTTCTCGATCGACCCGCCATAACGGTCGGTGCGCCGGTTGGTGCTGTCCTGAAGGAACTGATCGAGCAGATAGCCGTTGGCGCCGTGCACCTCGACGCCGTCGAATCCGGCGAGCTTGGCATTCTCGGCCCCTCGGCGATAGGCCTCGACGATGGCCGGGATCTCTTCGGTTTCCAGCGCACGCGGCAGGACGTACGGCCGCTTCGGGCGCAGCAGGCTGACATGCCCTTCCGGCGCCAGGGCGCTGGGCGCGACGGGCAAGGCCCCGTCCAGGAAGTCCGGGTGCGAAACCCGGCCGACATGCCACAGTTGCAGGAAGATTCGTCCGCCCGCCGCATGCACGGCCTGCGTCACCCGCTTCCAGCCTTCGATCTGTTCCGCCGACCAGATGCCGGGGGTATCGGGATAACCGACGCCCATCGGCGTGACCGAGGTCGCCTCGGTCAGGATCAGCCCGGCGCTTGCGCGCTGCACGTAATACTCGGCCATCAGCGCGTTGGGGACGCGCCCCTCGCTGGCCCGGCAACGGGTCAGCGGAGCCATGAGGACACGATTCGGCAGGTTCAGGTCGCCCACCTGAACGGGGGTAAATAAGACGCTCATCGGAAATTCTCCCTCTCGGATTCGATAGTCATGCGGAAACAAGTGACAAAAGACAACGCCTCCGGCATTAGGTTGCATCCATCGCGGCCGGGCTCTTTTTTTCACCCTGATGCAGGCGATAGATCGTGATCGCGCTCATCACCGCAATGACACTTTCCATGACCGTGCCGCTGATCGACCCGGTCAGGAGGTTATTGATCAGCCAGAACAGCGTACAGACGAACATTGCATAGCGGAGACGCAGGCCGTTCAGGCGAAACATCGAGACCGTGGCGATCGCCGTCGCCGCCAGGGGGATGACGTTCCAGGCTGCCTTGACGAGCCAGAACCCGAGCATCACGTTGGCGGCCACCAGGATGAGCGCCGCCCACATCGAGCGCGTGCGCAAGGACACCAGGTTGCGCAGGGCCGACAGCAGGGTTCCCGCCATGCCGGCGGGATTACCCATCAGGAACAGATGGGTCGCATAACAGAGGTTCTGAAGCGTCAGCCACAGCTTGAATTGCTTGTCGTGCTTGCGGGAGAAAGTCACCATGCTCAGCATCAGCGTGGCATGGCCAAACATCTGAGCGGTCGAGAAAAAATCGTGCGTCATCGATCGTCGGCTGGGGCGCCGGGGTTCCTGAAGAAACCGATAGCATAACCCCGGATGCAGCGCCCGGCGACCCGCGCGCATTCCAGCGCTCATTCCACCAATCTCTCCCGTCCCCGATCGCGACCGACTCGCCCCCGATTGTCCCGGCTTTCGTTCGCCGATTCGCGTGGCAACGGCAACTCTGCGGCCAAAAGAAATGTCGAAGGAACGGGAATATTCCGACCCGTGGGCACGTTAACGGTCATGAAGACGCAGACCCCGCAACCCCACCCAGGAGGAAACGACATGAACATCATCAGGACAACGGCACCACTGGTGTTATCCGCCGCGCTGCTGGCCGCATGTGCCGGCTATGGAACGCAGACGGCCGGGCCGGCGATGGTTGCCGATGGAATACTCACCGGCGCGAACGGCATGGCCCTCTATACCTTCGACAAGGACGCCACCGGCAGCGGCAAGAGCGTCTGCAACGGCCCCTGCGCGACAAACTGGCCGCCCTTGTTCGTCACCGAAGGCGCGTCGGCCGGCAACGACTACAGCATCGTGGTCCGTGACGACGGCATGAAACAATGGGCCTATAAAGGCAAACCGCTGTATTTCTGGGTCAAGGACCAGAAACCCGGCGACAGGACCGGTGACGGCGTCAACAACGCCTGGCGTGTCGCCAAACCCTGACCCCCATGGACAGCCTCGCGATCCTGGCCGTGCTGCCGCGTCTGCGCCGTTATGCGCGCGCGCTGGCCGGCAGTCGCGAGGCGGCCGACGATCTGGTCCAGGACACCCTGGAACGCGCCTGGTCGCGGCTATCCCAATGGCAACCGGGAAGCGATCTGCGCGCGTGGCTGTTTTCGATCATGCATAACGTACGGATTGACCAGATGCGGCGGCAGGCGCCGCCGGAGGCGTCGCTTGAGGAAGACGCCATCGACCTGCCGGTGCGCGCCACCCAGTCGGACCGGATCGAAGTCTCTGACCTCGAAGCGGCGCTCGCTGCGCTGCCGGACGAGCAACGCGCGGTCGTGCTGCTCGTCGCGCTCGAGGACATGCGTTACGCCGACGTCGCCGCGACGCTGGACATCCCGATCGGCACCGTGATGTCCCGCCTCGCACGGGGCCGCGAACGCCTGCGCCAGATCCTCGACCATGACCACCACGCCCACCCTGTTCAGCTGAAGATAGTGCGATGACTGCCAGCCCTGTCCCGACTTCCGACCTCCACGCCTATATCGACGGCGAGCTTCCGGCGGCGCGTCACGCCGAGCTGGCGGCATGGCTGAACGAACACCCCGAGGAACAGGCACGCGCCGACGCCTACCGGAAGCAGAAAGATGCGCTGCGGCAACTGTTCGACCCCGTGCTCGACG
The uncultured Propionivibrio sp. DNA segment above includes these coding regions:
- a CDS encoding ribonuclease HI family protein — encoded protein: MKENTWKAWFDGATKGTNPGIRGIGGVLKGPDGELIEICEEIGHGTNNEAEYTALMAVLDAAIQAGVKDLIVYGDSQLVINQVNGAWLIKAKELVPLCQTAVSLKAQIPNVKLCWVARTENTEADVLSKRALGVIDADAIDRAVWMKISEIAKPFGLSSVALGKKMTKAKLRENGKPTQLAIEKGVVLRVPNNFGHDDYWHRQLLPAALREALFLD
- a CDS encoding alkene reductase; protein product: MSVLFTPVQVGDLNLPNRVLMAPLTRCRASEGRVPNALMAEYYVQRASAGLILTEATSVTPMGVGYPDTPGIWSAEQIEGWKRVTQAVHAAGGRIFLQLWHVGRVSHPDFLDGALPVAPSALAPEGHVSLLRPKRPYVLPRALETEEIPAIVEAYRRGAENAKLAGFDGVEVHGANGYLLDQFLQDSTNRRTDRYGGSIENRARLLLEVTDAAIGVWGAGRVGVHLAPRCDAHTMGDSDPLATFSYVARELGKRKIAFIFARESVAAPRLGPQLKAAFGGVYIANESLTRDAAEQVIAAGEADAVAFGKDFIANPDLPLRLLKQAPLNPARPESFHGYGLSDPVTGYTDYPTLEQAERASR
- a CDS encoding YgjV family protein, producing MTHDFFSTAQMFGHATLMLSMVTFSRKHDKQFKLWLTLQNLCYATHLFLMGNPAGMAGTLLSALRNLVSLRTRSMWAALILVAANVMLGFWLVKAAWNVIPLAATAIATVSMFRLNGLRLRYAMFVCTLFWLINNLLTGSISGTVMESVIAVMSAITIYRLHQGEKKSPAAMDAT
- a CDS encoding RNA polymerase sigma factor; the protein is MDSLAILAVLPRLRRYARALAGSREAADDLVQDTLERAWSRLSQWQPGSDLRAWLFSIMHNVRIDQMRRQAPPEASLEEDAIDLPVRATQSDRIEVSDLEAALAALPDEQRAVVLLVALEDMRYADVAATLDIPIGTVMSRLARGRERLRQILDHDHHAHPVQLKIVR